One Paracoccaceae bacterium genomic region harbors:
- a CDS encoding c-type cytochrome, translating into MVATRLAPILAALLLLPDPGRSEGFGDVLRGGDVFERACGACHEIGSGASNRVGPHLNDLFGRRAGSVAFRYSASLSRMGADGLVWTLETLDAYVENPRTLVSGTRMSYRGLKDAGRRADLMAYLRSATASPADIPESAPTARPTMPNLPPAVLAIVGDADYGEYLSSECTTCHLRDGGDAGIPAITGWPEEDFVVAMHAYRQKLRPHPVMQMMAGRLSDEEIAALAAYFAKLE; encoded by the coding sequence ATGGTCGCGACGCGGCTCGCCCCGATCCTCGCCGCGCTGCTGCTGCTTCCCGATCCCGGCCGTTCCGAAGGCTTTGGCGATGTTCTTCGCGGTGGCGATGTTTTTGAACGGGCGTGCGGTGCGTGCCATGAGATCGGGTCCGGGGCGTCGAACCGTGTGGGTCCGCATCTGAACGATCTTTTCGGGCGCCGGGCGGGGAGCGTGGCGTTTCGCTATTCGGCGTCGCTGTCGCGGATGGGGGCGGATGGCCTGGTCTGGACGCTGGAGACGCTGGACGCCTATGTGGAGAACCCGCGGACGCTGGTGTCGGGCACGCGGATGAGCTACCGGGGGCTGAAGGACGCGGGGCGCCGGGCGGACCTGATGGCCTATCTGCGCAGCGCCACGGCCTCGCCGGCCGACATTCCGGAATCGGCGCCGACGGCGCGGCCGACGATGCCGAACCTGCCGCCGGCGGTCCTGGCGATCGTGGGGGATGCGGATTACGGGGAATACCTGTCGTCGGAATGCACGACCTGCCACCTGCGCGACGGCGGCGATGCGGGGATTCCGGCGATCACCGGCTGGCCTGAGGAGGATTTCGTGGTGGCGATGCATGCCTACCGGCAGAAGCTGCGGCCGCATCCGGTGATGCAGATGATGGCGGGTCGGCTGTCGGACGAGGAGATCGCGGCGCTGGCCGCCTATTTCGCGAAGCTCGAGTGA
- a CDS encoding FAD-dependent oxidoreductase has product MRLNRRLFMGTTLSAGAALAAPAVLGQGKPRVVVIGGGAGGATAARYLAADSAGAIEVTLVEANPVYTTCFFSNLYLGGFHAFEDLQHGYERLAAGGVTVVNDLATGVDRDARTVTLAGGQVLPWDRLVLSPGIDFAEGAVPGWSTADAEVMPHAYKAGPQTQLLKAQVEAMPQGGVFAMVAPPNPYRCPPGPYERISMVAHVLKGRNPTAKIMVLDPKENFSKKALFEEGWGRHYPGMVEWIGPDFGGGKVEVRPATMEVVVDGEVTKVDCCNVIPGQRAGAIAAAAGVTADSGWAPVEPDSMRSKADGNVWVLGDASAQGDMPKSGFSANSQAKVAAMAIRGELTGSRVFPARYTNTCWSLIAPEDGVKVGAAYEPTPEKIASVSSFISQTGEDAALRRATYEESLGWYAGITADMFG; this is encoded by the coding sequence ATGAGACTGAACCGCCGTCTGTTTATGGGTACGACGCTGTCGGCCGGCGCGGCGCTGGCCGCGCCGGCGGTGCTGGGCCAGGGCAAGCCCCGGGTCGTGGTGATCGGCGGGGGCGCGGGGGGTGCGACCGCGGCGCGCTATCTGGCCGCCGACAGCGCCGGGGCGATCGAGGTGACGCTGGTCGAGGCGAACCCGGTCTACACGACCTGCTTCTTCTCGAACCTCTATCTCGGGGGGTTCCATGCCTTCGAGGACCTGCAGCACGGCTATGAGCGTCTGGCGGCGGGGGGCGTGACGGTGGTCAACGACCTGGCGACCGGGGTGGACCGCGACGCGCGGACGGTGACGCTGGCGGGGGGCCAGGTGCTGCCCTGGGACCGGCTGGTGCTGTCGCCGGGGATCGACTTTGCCGAGGGCGCGGTGCCGGGCTGGAGCACGGCGGATGCCGAGGTGATGCCGCATGCCTACAAGGCCGGGCCGCAGACGCAGCTGCTGAAGGCGCAGGTCGAGGCGATGCCGCAGGGCGGGGTCTTCGCGATGGTGGCGCCGCCCAACCCCTACCGCTGCCCGCCGGGCCCCTACGAGCGGATCAGCATGGTGGCGCATGTGCTGAAGGGGCGGAACCCGACGGCCAAGATCATGGTGCTGGACCCGAAGGAGAACTTCTCGAAGAAGGCGCTGTTCGAGGAGGGCTGGGGGCGGCACTACCCGGGCATGGTGGAATGGATCGGCCCGGACTTCGGCGGCGGCAAGGTCGAGGTGCGTCCGGCCACGATGGAGGTCGTGGTGGATGGCGAGGTGACGAAGGTGGACTGCTGCAACGTGATCCCCGGGCAGCGCGCCGGGGCGATCGCGGCGGCGGCGGGGGTGACGGCGGACAGCGGCTGGGCGCCGGTGGAACCCGACAGCATGCGGTCGAAGGCGGACGGCAATGTCTGGGTGCTGGGCGATGCCTCGGCGCAGGGCGACATGCCGAAGTCGGGCTTCTCGGCCAACAGCCAGGCCAAGGTGGCGGCGATGGCGATCCGGGGCGAGCTGACCGGCAGCCGGGTGTTCCCGGCGCGCTACACCAACACCTGCTGGTCGCTGATCGCGCCCGAGGACGGGGTGAAGGTGGGCGCGGCCTACGAACCCACCCCGGAAAAGATCGCCAGCGTCTCGAGCTTCATCAGCCAGACCGGCGAGGACGCCGCCCTGCGCCGCGCCACCTACGAGGAAAGCCTCGGCTGGTACGCAGGCATCACCGCCGACATGTTCGGCTGA
- a CDS encoding MBL fold metallo-hydrolase: protein MITRRLFCAAGGAAMAMAAGPGRVWAQASLDLGDYRLDTLGDGNLVLPPDFLFGTMPQDELATILARHGMTADSATPPCNVTLLRDGSRTILFDTGAGPDFQPSAGKLPEALQAIGLAPGDVTHVIFTHGHPDHLWGLLDEFDEPVFANAEHMIGGSELDYWTDPATVARIGEARASFAVGAARRLGAIAGGLRRLSDGETVLPGIVARLTPGHTPGHLAFEVGQGGAAAMVAGDALGNHHVAFERPDWLSGADQDAAMAAATRRRLLSHVAGAGMWVVGFHFPGQGIGRAEPQGDAYAFRPA from the coding sequence ATGATCACGCGACGGCTTTTCTGCGCCGCAGGCGGCGCGGCGATGGCCATGGCGGCCGGGCCGGGCCGGGTCTGGGCGCAGGCATCGCTCGACCTCGGCGACTACCGGCTCGACACGCTGGGCGACGGCAACCTGGTGCTGCCGCCCGATTTCCTGTTCGGCACCATGCCGCAGGACGAACTGGCGACGATCCTTGCCCGCCACGGCATGACCGCCGACAGCGCGACCCCGCCCTGCAACGTGACGCTGCTGCGCGACGGCAGCCGCACGATCCTGTTCGACACCGGCGCGGGCCCCGATTTCCAGCCCTCGGCCGGCAAGCTGCCGGAGGCGCTCCAGGCCATCGGCCTGGCGCCCGGGGACGTGACGCATGTGATCTTTACCCATGGCCATCCCGACCATCTCTGGGGGCTGCTGGACGAATTCGACGAACCGGTCTTTGCCAATGCCGAGCACATGATCGGCGGCAGCGAACTCGACTACTGGACCGACCCCGCCACCGTCGCCCGGATCGGCGAGGCGCGCGCCAGCTTTGCCGTCGGTGCCGCGCGGCGGCTCGGCGCGATCGCGGGCGGGCTGCGCCGCCTGTCGGACGGCGAGACGGTGCTGCCCGGCATCGTCGCCCGCCTGACGCCCGGCCACACGCCCGGCCACCTGGCCTTCGAGGTCGGGCAGGGCGGTGCGGCGGCCATGGTGGCGGGCGATGCGCTTGGCAACCATCACGTCGCCTTCGAACGGCCCGACTGGCTGTCGGGGGCCGATCAGGACGCGGCGATGGCGGCCGCGACGCGACGGCGTCTGCTGTCGCATGTCGCGGGCGCCGGGATGTGGGTGGTCGGCTTCCACTTTCCCGGCCAGGGCATCGGCCGGGCGGAACCGCAGGGCGACGCCTACGCCTTCCGCCCCGCCTGA
- a CDS encoding SulP family inorganic anion transporter — translation MTSQAPRPAPRPAHVDDFATIDLYTPKLLTVLREGYGAAHLRADALAGLTVAIVALPLSMAIAIASGVTPAQGLVTAIVGGFLVSMLGGSRFQIGGPAGAFIVLVSATVALHGVDGLILATFLSGLMLMGVGALRLGTYIKFIPFPVTVGFTAGIAVIIFASQIKELMGLALTAEPGPLLEKLPALWAALPTWTPAAVVLAAATVGMILGLKSWRPHWPGMLIAVAVAAVATWMLNLPVETIGTRFGGIPSALPAPHLPELSWARVAEVFPAAVSFTLLGAIESLLSAVVADGMTGRRHRSNCELVAQGVANVGSALMGGFCVTGTIARTATNVRAGAHGPVSGMLHAVFLLGFMLLAAPLLSFIPLAALAGVLAVVAWNMIEKPAVAVLVRSGWGDATVLGATFGLTIFRDLTEAIVVGFLLGAVLFIHRMSQAAAVTTEIPFVATDRADEGKPYDEARAANPEVVIYHIRGAFFFGAAASIGSVLDRIADTHRALILDFAAVPFLDSTGANVVEGLARKAHRRGIRLYIVEAAPDIRRALLTHGVRPPEVVFATGIEAALADYRAAG, via the coding sequence ATGACCAGCCAAGCGCCCCGCCCTGCCCCCCGCCCCGCCCATGTCGACGATTTCGCGACCATCGACCTTTACACCCCTAAGCTGCTGACGGTGCTGCGCGAGGGCTACGGCGCGGCGCATCTGCGGGCCGACGCGCTGGCCGGGCTGACCGTGGCGATCGTGGCGCTGCCGCTGTCGATGGCGATCGCCATCGCCTCGGGCGTGACCCCGGCGCAGGGGCTGGTGACGGCGATCGTCGGCGGGTTCCTGGTGTCGATGCTGGGGGGATCACGGTTCCAGATCGGCGGGCCCGCCGGGGCCTTCATCGTGCTGGTGTCCGCCACGGTGGCGCTGCACGGGGTGGACGGCCTGATCCTGGCCACCTTCCTGTCGGGGCTGATGCTGATGGGGGTGGGGGCGCTGCGGCTGGGCACCTACATCAAGTTCATCCCCTTCCCGGTGACCGTGGGCTTCACCGCGGGCATTGCCGTCATCATCTTTGCCAGCCAGATCAAGGAGCTGATGGGCCTTGCCCTGACCGCCGAGCCGGGCCCGCTGCTGGAGAAGCTGCCCGCGCTCTGGGCGGCGCTGCCGACCTGGACGCCGGCGGCGGTGGTGCTGGCGGCGGCGACGGTGGGGATGATCCTGGGGCTCAAGTCCTGGCGGCCGCACTGGCCGGGGATGCTGATCGCGGTGGCGGTGGCGGCGGTGGCCACCTGGATGCTGAACCTGCCGGTCGAGACCATCGGCACGCGGTTCGGCGGCATCCCCTCTGCCCTGCCCGCGCCGCACCTGCCCGAGCTGAGCTGGGCGCGGGTGGCCGAGGTCTTTCCGGCGGCGGTGTCCTTCACCCTGCTGGGTGCCATTGAATCGCTGCTGTCGGCGGTGGTGGCCGACGGGATGACGGGGCGGCGGCACCGGTCGAACTGCGAACTGGTGGCGCAGGGGGTGGCCAATGTGGGATCGGCGCTGATGGGCGGGTTCTGCGTGACCGGCACCATCGCGCGCACGGCGACCAATGTGCGCGCCGGGGCGCACGGGCCGGTGTCGGGGATGCTGCATGCGGTGTTCCTGCTGGGGTTCATGCTGCTGGCGGCGCCGCTTCTGTCCTTCATCCCGCTGGCGGCGCTGGCGGGGGTGCTGGCGGTGGTGGCCTGGAACATGATCGAGAAACCGGCGGTGGCGGTGCTGGTGCGGTCGGGCTGGGGCGATGCGACGGTGCTGGGGGCGACCTTCGGGCTGACCATCTTCCGCGACCTGACCGAGGCCATCGTGGTGGGCTTCCTGCTGGGGGCGGTGCTGTTCATCCACCGGATGAGCCAGGCGGCCGCGGTGACGACCGAGATCCCCTTTGTCGCCACCGACCGCGCCGACGAGGGCAAGCCCTATGACGAGGCGCGCGCGGCAAACCCCGAGGTGGTGATCTATCACATCCGGGGGGCATTCTTCTTTGGCGCGGCGGCCTCGATCGGATCGGTGCTGGACCGCATCGCCGACACGCATCGCGCGCTGATCCTCGATTTTGCGGCGGTGCCGTTCCTCGATTCCACCGGGGCGAACGTGGTCGAGGGACTGGCGCGCAAGGCGCACCGGCGGGGCATCCGGCTTTACATCGTCGAGGCGGCGCCGGACATCCGGAGGGCGCTGCTGACCCATGGCGTGCGCCCGCCCGAGGTGGTCTTTGCCACCGGGATCGAGGCGGCGCTGGCCGACTACCGCGCCGCCGGCTGA
- a CDS encoding helix-turn-helix transcriptional regulator: MITSAQLRAARALLGIDQKTLAERAGLSLPTIQRMEASDGQVRGVVDSLVKVIAALEAMGVDLIAEGAASDGGGRGVRLRRPGNGGGRPPPE; the protein is encoded by the coding sequence GTGATCACCTCTGCCCAGTTGCGCGCCGCGCGCGCCTTGCTTGGCATCGACCAGAAGACGCTGGCCGAACGCGCCGGCCTGTCGTTGCCGACGATCCAGCGGATGGAGGCGAGCGACGGGCAGGTGCGGGGCGTGGTGGACAGCCTGGTGAAGGTGATCGCGGCGCTGGAGGCGATGGGGGTGGACCTGATCGCAGAGGGCGCGGCATCGGATGGCGGCGGGCGCGGGGTGCGGCTGCGCCGCCCTGGCAACGGCGGCGGACGGCCGCCGCCGGAATGA
- a CDS encoding alpha glucosidase: protein MDDWWRGAVTYQVYPRSFQDSNGDGVGDLPGITARLSHVADLGADAIWLSPVFRSPMADMGYDVSDYRDIDPVFGTLADFDAMVARAHALGLKVVIDQVLSHSSDRHPFFAASRASRDNPRADWYVWADPRHDGGPPSNWLSVFGGPAWTWDARRRQYYLHNFLSCQPDFNFHNPDVQDWHLDNIRFWLDRGVDGLRLDTVNYFFHDRLLRDNPADPRDKPAPESNPYGMQYHLFDKNRPENLAWLARIRALLDGYGARMAVGEVGESHHAIAMMGEYTAPGRLHQCYSFEMMGPEFTAAAFRARIEAFFAGAPQGWPMWAFSNHDVPRHVTRWAAHGATPETLAKLSAALLLSFPGSVCLWQGEELGQTDTALTFEELTDPQGIAFWPAPVGRDNTRTPMVWDGGAQGGFTTGTPWLPVKPPQLARHVAGQAADPDSPLAFYRALLAFRRATPGLGGAAFRFHDTAEPVLALTRGQGTDAILCVFNLSPEPQHVALAAPAVPVGPCLSARAHGNALHLGPNGFAFLPGARPLV from the coding sequence ATGGACGACTGGTGGCGTGGTGCCGTGACCTATCAGGTCTATCCCCGGTCCTTCCAGGACAGCAACGGCGACGGGGTGGGCGACCTGCCGGGCATCACCGCGCGCCTGTCCCATGTGGCCGATCTCGGCGCCGATGCGATCTGGCTGTCACCGGTGTTCCGCTCGCCGATGGCCGACATGGGCTATGACGTGTCGGACTACCGCGACATCGACCCGGTGTTCGGCACGCTCGCCGACTTCGACGCCATGGTCGCCCGGGCGCATGCCCTGGGGCTGAAAGTGGTGATCGACCAGGTGCTGTCGCATTCCTCCGACCGCCACCCCTTCTTCGCCGCCAGCCGAGCCAGCCGCGACAATCCGCGGGCAGACTGGTATGTCTGGGCCGACCCCCGGCACGATGGCGGCCCGCCCTCGAACTGGCTGTCGGTGTTCGGCGGCCCGGCCTGGACATGGGATGCCCGCCGCCGCCAGTACTACCTGCACAACTTCCTGTCCTGTCAGCCGGATTTCAACTTTCACAACCCCGACGTGCAGGACTGGCACCTCGACAACATCCGCTTCTGGCTCGACCGTGGCGTCGACGGCCTGCGCCTCGATACGGTCAACTACTTCTTCCATGACCGGCTTCTGCGCGACAACCCGGCCGACCCGCGCGACAAGCCCGCGCCGGAATCGAACCCCTATGGCATGCAGTATCACCTGTTCGACAAGAACCGCCCCGAAAACCTGGCCTGGCTGGCACGCATCCGCGCGCTGCTCGATGGCTATGGCGCCCGGATGGCGGTGGGCGAGGTGGGCGAAAGCCATCATGCCATCGCGATGATGGGCGAATACACGGCGCCCGGCCGCCTGCACCAGTGCTACTCGTTCGAGATGATGGGCCCCGAATTCACCGCCGCCGCCTTCCGCGCGCGGATCGAGGCGTTCTTTGCCGGTGCCCCGCAAGGCTGGCCGATGTGGGCCTTCTCGAACCATGACGTGCCGCGCCATGTCACCCGCTGGGCCGCCCATGGCGCCACGCCCGAAACCCTGGCGAAACTCTCGGCGGCGCTGCTGCTGTCGTTTCCCGGCTCGGTCTGCCTCTGGCAGGGCGAGGAACTGGGCCAGACCGACACCGCGCTGACCTTCGAGGAACTGACCGACCCGCAGGGCATCGCCTTCTGGCCCGCGCCGGTTGGGCGCGACAACACGCGCACCCCGATGGTCTGGGATGGCGGCGCGCAGGGCGGATTCACCACCGGCACGCCCTGGCTGCCCGTCAAGCCGCCGCAACTTGCCCGCCATGTCGCGGGGCAGGCGGCCGATCCGGACTCGCCGCTGGCCTTCTACCGCGCCTTGCTGGCCTTCCGCCGCGCAACCCCCGGCCTCGGTGGTGCGGCCTTCCGGTTCCACGATACCGCCGAACCCGTGCTGGCCCTGACGCGCGGGCAAGGCACCGATGCCATCCTCTGCGTCTTCAACCTGTCGCCCGAACCACAGCACGTGGCGCTTGCTGCACCGGCCGTGCCGGTGGGCCCGTGCCTGTCCGCCCGCGCCCACGGCAACGCCCTGCACCTCGGGCCGAACGGATTCGCCTTCCTGCCGGGGGCGCGGCCGCTGGTCTGA
- a CDS encoding heavy-metal-associated domain-containing protein yields MITLEIPDMSCGHCKAAVERALTGADPGAAVAVDLPARRATVAGAAAPALLVAALDAAGFPARVAADGA; encoded by the coding sequence ATGATCACGCTGGAAATCCCCGACATGTCCTGCGGCCACTGCAAGGCCGCCGTCGAACGCGCCCTGACCGGCGCCGATCCCGGCGCGGCGGTCGCGGTCGACCTGCCCGCCCGCCGCGCCACCGTGGCCGGCGCCGCCGCCCCGGCCCTGCTGGTCGCCGCGCTCGACGCCGCGGGCTTCCCGGCCCGGGTCGCCGCAGACGGGGCTTGA
- a CDS encoding sugar phosphate isomerase/epimerase: MARPLPVLGAALTLDMLARHRDWVLSAPRDLEIQSFASARALSGDMRPLIDRARGLLDGHSGRLGLHGPFLGFAIDAYDPDVAEVVRRRMLACLDACAALGADQMVIHSPVTIWDHSNHLAEPAEEPIQIERVRWLMAPVIARAEAEGVTLVIENVEDIDPAARCRLADALNSPAVAVSLDTGHAHYAHRLAGAPPVDVFIHAAGKRLQHVHLQDTDGYADRHWHPGEGDLNWRSVFAALGSLRQMPRLILEVNDQRGLLRGAEHLAAMGLAI, encoded by the coding sequence ATGGCCAGACCGCTGCCCGTGCTGGGTGCCGCACTGACGCTCGACATGCTGGCGAGACATCGTGATTGGGTCCTGTCGGCCCCAAGAGATCTGGAAATTCAAAGCTTTGCCTCAGCCCGCGCGCTGTCGGGCGACATGCGGCCCCTGATCGACCGGGCACGCGGCCTGCTTGACGGGCACAGCGGCAGGCTGGGCCTGCATGGTCCCTTCCTGGGCTTTGCCATCGACGCCTACGACCCCGACGTGGCCGAGGTGGTGCGCCGCCGCATGCTGGCCTGCCTTGACGCCTGCGCGGCGCTCGGCGCTGACCAGATGGTGATCCACTCGCCCGTCACGATCTGGGACCACTCCAACCACCTGGCCGAACCGGCCGAGGAGCCGATCCAGATCGAGCGTGTCCGCTGGCTCATGGCGCCGGTGATCGCCCGGGCCGAGGCCGAGGGCGTCACCCTGGTCATCGAGAATGTCGAGGATATCGACCCCGCCGCCCGCTGCCGGCTGGCCGACGCGCTGAACAGCCCGGCGGTCGCCGTATCGCTCGACACCGGCCACGCCCACTACGCCCACCGCCTGGCCGGTGCACCCCCGGTCGACGTCTTCATCCACGCCGCCGGCAAGCGCCTCCAGCACGTCCACCTGCAGGACACCGACGGCTATGCCGACCGGCATTGGCACCCGGGCGAAGGCGATCTGAACTGGCGGTCGGTCTTTGCCGCGCTCGGCTCGCTGCGCCAGATGCCGCGCCTGATCCTTGAGGTGAACGATCAGCGGGGCCTCCTGCGGGGGGCGGAACACCTGGCGGCCATGGGGCTGGCGATCTAG
- a CDS encoding phosphatase PAP2 family protein: protein MAYSGTQGTQGTQGTQGTQGTQGTQGTQGTQGTQGTQGTQSAGGAGGPYLGAALASTRDGIARHWTGQSALIPTVSLPGHWDAFRKMQDAPQVAVIDYELSQVAALDLGGPLSAQVVSPLTGGAAVVSLTRPGVTAALLDAQLALIRSYADLRLDRMAEIQVQSNDLVSFFGAQAYLDRVATRRSLDLIWALLRLVGRLEMRVKMHFDFPRPIAISPDVQPIIQTPGHGSWPSGHATEAFAVATLFSALQAPGTIDPATEIANRSLPMRLAARIAENRTVAGVHYPTDSMAGAMLGLGIGELLVNWLSGRPDTPVYAFDATDWAGDFDLATLQSLLPAVPSRVALDPAKPPPPVLASLWNIARDEWPRA from the coding sequence ATGGCCTATTCGGGAACGCAAGGCACCCAGGGGACGCAGGGCACCCAGGGAACGCAGGGGACGCAGGGCACACAAGGTACGCAAGGGACGCAAGGCACCCAGGGAACCCAGGGCACGCAAAGCGCGGGCGGCGCCGGAGGGCCCTATCTGGGGGCGGCGCTGGCCAGCACACGGGACGGGATCGCGCGGCACTGGACGGGCCAGAGCGCGCTGATTCCGACGGTCAGCCTGCCCGGTCACTGGGACGCGTTCCGCAAGATGCAGGATGCGCCGCAGGTCGCGGTGATCGACTATGAACTGTCGCAGGTCGCCGCGCTTGACCTCGGGGGTCCGCTGTCGGCGCAGGTGGTGTCGCCCTTGACGGGCGGGGCTGCGGTGGTGTCGCTGACCCGGCCCGGCGTGACCGCCGCGCTTCTTGATGCCCAGCTGGCCCTGATTCGCAGCTATGCCGACCTGCGACTGGACCGGATGGCCGAAATCCAGGTGCAGTCGAACGACCTTGTCAGCTTCTTCGGTGCGCAGGCCTATCTTGACCGGGTCGCGACGCGCCGGTCGCTCGATCTGATTTGGGCGCTGCTGCGGCTGGTCGGGCGGCTGGAGATGCGTGTGAAGATGCATTTCGACTTTCCCCGCCCGATCGCGATCAGCCCCGATGTGCAGCCGATCATCCAGACGCCGGGCCACGGGTCCTGGCCCTCGGGGCATGCGACCGAGGCCTTCGCGGTGGCCACGCTGTTCTCGGCATTGCAGGCCCCAGGCACGATCGACCCGGCGACCGAGATCGCGAACCGCAGCCTGCCGATGCGGCTGGCCGCCCGGATCGCCGAGAACCGCACGGTGGCGGGCGTGCATTACCCCACCGACAGCATGGCCGGGGCGATGCTGGGTCTGGGAATCGGGGAACTGCTGGTGAACTGGCTGTCGGGGCGCCCCGATACGCCGGTCTATGCGTTCGATGCCACCGACTGGGCCGGTGATTTCGATCTGGCCACGCTGCAATCGCTGCTGCCTGCCGTGCCGAGCCGCGTTGCCCTTGATCCGGCCAAGCCGCCGCCGCCGGTGCTGGCAAGCCTGTGGAACATCGCGCGCGACGAATGGCCCCGCGCCTGA
- a CDS encoding hemin uptake protein HemP, with protein MTVAFNGRDARRIDGPLRLPQAVEVPPQPAQATPLHDARRLTGPGGTAQIILDGQLYVLRITRAGKLILTK; from the coding sequence ATGACCGTGGCCTTCAACGGGCGGGATGCCCGGCGAATCGACGGCCCGCTGCGGCTGCCCCAGGCCGTCGAGGTACCGCCGCAACCGGCGCAGGCGACGCCCCTGCACGACGCGCGCCGCCTGACGGGGCCGGGCGGCACCGCGCAGATCATTCTGGACGGCCAGCTTTACGTGCTGCGCATCACCCGCGCCGGAAAGCTGATCCTGACGAAATAG
- a CDS encoding tellurite resistance TerB family protein: protein MKNAKSLLDGLLGGASAPGGMGDMAARARGAWDGQSALTKGAIAGGLLGVLLGGKDTRRLAGSALKVGGAAVLGGLAWKAWQDWQAGKAALPAPAGAPPVALPPPGDTPFLPADPAAADDLAARLVQAMVAAAKADGHVTGMERRRIEGQIAELGLGGEAQALIAAELDAPLDPGRIAALARGPEEAAEIYAASLLVVDPEAPAEKGYLAMLAARMGLAPGLVAHLHARVADLT, encoded by the coding sequence ATGAAGAACGCGAAATCCCTACTGGACGGGCTGCTGGGAGGCGCATCGGCGCCCGGTGGCATGGGCGACATGGCGGCGCGGGCGCGGGGCGCCTGGGACGGGCAATCGGCGCTGACCAAGGGTGCGATTGCGGGCGGGCTTCTGGGTGTTCTGCTGGGCGGCAAGGATACCCGGCGCCTGGCAGGATCGGCGCTGAAGGTGGGCGGCGCGGCCGTGCTGGGCGGGCTTGCGTGGAAGGCCTGGCAGGACTGGCAGGCGGGCAAGGCGGCGCTGCCCGCGCCTGCCGGGGCGCCGCCCGTCGCGCTGCCGCCGCCGGGCGACACGCCCTTCCTGCCCGCCGATCCTGCGGCGGCTGACGATCTGGCCGCCCGCCTGGTGCAGGCCATGGTGGCCGCGGCCAAGGCCGACGGGCATGTCACCGGGATGGAGCGCCGCAGGATCGAGGGTCAGATCGCGGAACTGGGCCTGGGCGGCGAGGCGCAGGCGCTGATCGCGGCGGAACTCGATGCGCCACTGGACCCGGGACGCATCGCCGCCCTGGCCCGCGGCCCGGAGGAGGCGGCCGAGATCTATGCCGCCTCGCTGCTGGTCGTTGACCCGGAGGCCCCTGCCGAGAAGGGGTATCTGGCGATGCTGGCCGCAAGGATGGGGCTGGCGCCCGGGCTTGTCGCGCATCTGCACGCGCGGGTGGCGGACCTGACCTGA
- a CDS encoding IclR family transcriptional regulator, which yields MAEAPQKKPRGRPRAFHDKTDQNTVQALDRALGLLESLAAHPGLTLSELAEVSGQAVATVYRALVTMQAHGMVEVEEPGQVWHIGGGAFRVGSAFLRRTKIAERARQPMDALMRASGETANLGVEWKDEVLFLAQVETHEAIRAFFPPGTRGAMHCSGIGKALLAWYPEERVRGIVARQGLERFTSLTITGESLLLRDLARTRERGFAVDDQERAEGMRCIAAPVFNAFGEAVAGLSVSGPAFRVGLSDASRLGARVREAADRVTEATGGQRP from the coding sequence ATGGCCGAAGCCCCCCAGAAGAAACCGCGCGGCCGGCCGCGCGCCTTCCACGACAAGACCGACCAGAACACGGTGCAGGCGCTCGACCGGGCGCTTGGTCTTCTGGAAAGCCTGGCGGCCCACCCCGGACTGACGCTCAGCGAACTCGCCGAGGTATCGGGGCAGGCGGTCGCGACGGTCTATCGCGCGCTCGTGACCATGCAGGCGCATGGCATGGTCGAGGTCGAGGAACCCGGGCAGGTCTGGCACATCGGCGGCGGCGCGTTCCGCGTCGGCTCGGCCTTCCTGCGGCGGACCAAGATCGCCGAGCGGGCGCGCCAGCCGATGGACGCGCTGATGCGCGCCAGCGGAGAGACGGCAAACCTGGGGGTCGAGTGGAAGGACGAGGTTCTGTTCCTCGCCCAGGTCGAGACGCATGAGGCGATCCGCGCGTTCTTTCCGCCCGGCACCCGCGGTGCGATGCATTGCTCGGGCATCGGCAAGGCATTGCTTGCCTGGTATCCGGAAGAACGGGTGCGCGGGATCGTGGCCCGACAGGGACTGGAGCGGTTCACCTCGCTCACCATCACGGGCGAAAGCCTGCTTCTGCGCGATCTGGCGCGGACGCGCGAGCGCGGCTTTGCGGTTGACGACCAGGAACGCGCCGAGGGCATGCGCTGCATCGCGGCGCCCGTGTTCAATGCCTTTGGCGAGGCGGTCGCGGGTCTGTCGGTGTCAGGCCCGGCTTTTCGCGTCGGCCTGTCCGATGCGTCACGGCTGGGCGCCCGGGTGCGCGAGGCCGCCGACCGCGTCACCGAGGCGACGGGCGGTCAGCGGCCCTGA